One stretch of Balneola sp. MJW-20 DNA includes these proteins:
- the lipA gene encoding lipoyl synthase produces the protein MIKELQVVDKPSAKRRPDWLRVKLPSGERFKEVADTINEHNLHTVCSEARCPNMGECWGAGTATFMILGDVCTRSCSFCAVKTGRPPKDLDWDEPRRVADAAAKMKLKHVVLTSVNRDERKDGGAPIFAECHKVLRETIDGVTIESLIPDFRGVWDALQIVIDTPPDVLSHNLETVPSKYRRVRPQARYERSLELLQRTKNAGIRTKTGIMVGLGEEREEVIELMQDCVDHGVDVLTIGQYMQPTKMHHPVLDWVHPDQFAEYKEIGEKLGIEHVESGPLVRSSYHAERHV, from the coding sequence ATGATCAAAGAATTACAGGTAGTCGATAAGCCATCAGCGAAGCGCAGACCAGACTGGTTGCGGGTGAAGCTTCCTTCAGGAGAACGCTTTAAGGAAGTAGCTGATACTATTAATGAACACAACCTTCATACGGTTTGTTCGGAAGCACGCTGTCCGAACATGGGTGAATGCTGGGGTGCTGGTACAGCTACCTTTATGATCCTGGGTGATGTTTGTACTCGTTCCTGTTCTTTCTGTGCTGTTAAAACGGGGCGCCCGCCAAAAGATTTGGACTGGGATGAGCCAAGAAGAGTTGCTGATGCTGCTGCCAAAATGAAATTAAAACACGTTGTACTTACCTCGGTAAACCGTGATGAAAGAAAAGATGGCGGAGCTCCGATCTTCGCAGAATGCCATAAAGTTCTCCGCGAGACCATTGACGGTGTAACGATTGAATCTCTGATCCCTGATTTCAGGGGAGTCTGGGATGCCCTGCAGATCGTAATCGATACCCCACCCGATGTTTTGAGTCACAACCTAGAGACGGTGCCTTCAAAATACCGCAGAGTACGTCCGCAGGCACGTTACGAGCGCTCATTGGAACTGCTTCAGAGAACGAAGAATGCCGGGATCCGTACCAAGACCGGGATCATGGTTGGTTTAGGTGAGGAAAGAGAAGAAGTTATTGAATTAATGCAGGACTGTGTGGATCACGGTGTAGATGTACTGACCATCGGGCAGTACATGCAGCCTACAAAGATGCACCATCCGGTATTGGATTGGGTACATCCGGATCAGTTTGCTGAGTACAAAGAGATCGGTGAAAAACTGGGCATCGAACATGTAGAAAGCGGTCCTTTGGTTAGATCCTCTTATCATGCTGAGCGTCACGTCTGA